The Xiphophorus couchianus chromosome 5, X_couchianus-1.0, whole genome shotgun sequence genome includes a region encoding these proteins:
- the LOC114144203 gene encoding calmodulin-regulated spectrin-associated protein 3-like isoform X3 has product MVDSPSAMKKTFTVPEIKPLDKYDFARARMCASVRWLLSKSYGSAENVPVELREPLYRDQYEEEHLKPSVAKLLLSPEIYCRTQALLAQGHKGPAPAPQGPPADNSALLQFLTKKGFCPKVQAADVTEGDLSKNPINTKAHLALIDSLMSLSAKETTEQVKMAAEAEQIGVGAPWENALLFWVNRLNQKLRESTEEEELPKSQTCTDLQPVQESCQSNRWYWKLVPHAIAFCLKESGNKPPVIRYRKDKVQSKLTPTFPLVSAVKDLSNGCAVAAVLHYYCPSLLPLEDVCLKDTMSVADSVYNLQLIKEFCESNLQSCCPLAVEDLLYAPPALHLNMMSFIAELLDWFEVKKPDFVKPIQTIDLTDVSGLLDCTSPVIGNSNSGSPSFIFKQPFVPISSPVSPAENKSWTKKQISRPLSAVTFSIPFGLDSDVDIVMGNPIDSVFRSVSTDNLATGIPALSAAAAGMTRVPFSPPEDLSHLVSASAPSQRSSWVPYAQTAPLGELPTIEEARQVVHIPGGKDRKKGRSTEKSGQNGITSRPEPRLCPEGAPAGFFLHSAEEDGPLLSSSAPCRSGVQHRPVRGDAGSAERQGRRERSRKHSDMSRDDDSVLRDGSIDSSEASDDAPRNAPGNIRPSAGRESHSNSSPRMTSFAERRDNRRRHPATPGEELTSAPTPTTPTPGTPYTPSTPVSSQQGSLGLRGPEPGSEAWELGARLEEKRKNIEAQKRRIEAIFARHRQRLGKNAFLQLKRDQGEEGVEGAEEDGLTLEERLTRMEEQLKQEEEETEKDKPPVSNPPRLEKQVTFSVDSKKADEKEKGAEVGEKKGAEKGGEGVIVEYNEVVQKLSEALQSLQKDMQKLTEQQQQLMSSQRPRNMPKTTPRSSSKTPPHTPTKTPPRTPTRTPSRSATKAWVIPAASNTPPASSPSRRSHLPSSSASPKAVISSSCPAPRTKLHSSSSSSPRSPKHSTRPHHNQPHPRPSELKFPPLNRVLTPTQNVDTIPHLRRVSPSKCQVQTSSSFRIGGPRTPQEPPQPIQPPPPPPPDESTSDTGSSETPTQFSLELEQEDSESVGALPVLAQFRQERPRAAGGSSSGAPSECSFESDTLSLSAAFSAGGEGERDVGPRQPCSLIEVSLSSVGGPEGGSDEPTDEGQEFSSDSMSDHTESAAEAARGPVPQQQDATNPLNRAAERSDGPEAQTEPAGEHSRSTEAAEPGGEKKEEHGTRGGVGFFFKEDVHSEGEMAQRRALLLERQQKRAEELKRRRQWHEQERENRPASSERRAASPSNTSPSPNPPATPARRGDFTRGEYERRQQLRIMEDLDKVLKQKTTNHPGRTATKKPRSRPRSMTREETKLSLSPAKGATGSQLTKVYSHSSLNLAATDEPGNNGDSTKKAQSRVGSPSPCVTPSRPINQNGDRDWEFGPNGTSPAPEYTGPKLFKEPSLKSNKFIIHNALSRCCLAGKVNESQKSKIVEEMEKSSANHFLILFRDSSCQFRGVYAMNPDTQELVRLAGVGPRSVCSGQVESIFKYSSDRKQFSSIPSKTMGMSVDAFTIPSQLWQGGGGGGAGGGGSRRASVTKKVAVSK; this is encoded by the exons ATGGTGGACTCTCCCAGCGCCATGAAGAAAACCTTTACGGTGCCGGAGATCAAGCCGCTGGACAAGTACGACTTCGCCCGGGCCAGGATGTGCGCCAGCGTCCGGTGGCTGCTGTCCAAGTCGTACGGCTCTGCAG AAAACGTCCCCGTGGAGCTCCGGGAGCCGCTGTACAGGGACCAGTACGAAGAAGAGCACCTGAAGCCGTCCGTCGCCAAGCTGCTCCTCTCCCCAGAGATCTACTGTCGAACTCAGGCCCTGCTGGCTCAGGGGCACAAGGGCCCCGCTCCGGCGCCGCAGGGGCCCCCGGCCGACAACTCGGCTCTGCTGCAGTTCCTCACCAAGAAAGGGTTCTGCCCGAAGGTGCAGGCGGCCGACGTCACCGAGGGGGACCTGAGCAAGAACCCCATCAACACG AAAGCGCATCTGGCCCTCATCGACTCGCTGATGTCACTGTCCGCCAAAGAGACGACCGAGCAGGTCAAGATGGCGGCCGAGGCGGAGCAGATCGGCGTCGGGGCGCCGTGGGAGAACGCTCTGCTGTTCTGGGTCAACCGG TTGAACCAGAAGTTAAGAGAAagcacagaggaagaggagcttcCCAAGTCACAAACATGCACCGACCTGCAGCCTGTTCAAGAAtcg TGTCAGTCCAACCGCTGGTACTGGAAACTAGTCCCC CATGCTATCGCTTTTTGTTTGAAGGAGTCGGGAAATAAGCCTCCTGTG ATTCGCTATAGAAAGGACAAAGTGCAGTCCAAGCTGACTCCCACTTTCCCTTTGGTTTCTGCGGTCAAAGATCTGTCTAATGGCTGCGCCGTAGCTGCTGTTCTACACTACTACTGCCCCAGCCTGCTACCTCTAGAGG ATGTTTGTCTGAAGGACACCATGTCTGTGGCCGACAGCGTCTACAACCTACAGCTGATCAAGGAGTTTTGTGAGAGCAACTTACAGAGCTGCTGCCCCCTGGCTGTGGAGGACCTGCTGTACGCTCCACCAGCTCTGCAC CTGAATATGATGAGCTTCATCGCAGAGCTGCTGGACTGGTTTGAGGTGAAGAAGCCTGATTTTGTGAAGCCCATCCAAACCATTGACCTCACAG ATGTCTCAGGATTGCTTGACTGTACAAGTCCTGTCATTGGGAACAGCAACAG TGGCTCTCCATCGTTCATCTTCAAACAGCCTTTTGTGCCCATCTCCTCCCCAGTGTCTCCAG CAGAAAACAAGAGCTggacaaagaaacaaatcag TCGTCCTCTGTCAGCAGTGACTTTCAGCATCCCATTCGGCCTGGACAGTGATGTTGACATTGTCATGGGAAACCCAATAGATTCTGTCTTTCGCTCTGTCAGCACCGACAACCTCGCCACGGGCATCCCGGCTCTGAGCGCAGCGGCAGCAGGGATGACTCGCGTCCCCTTCAGCCCTCCGGAGGACTTGAGCCACCTGGTCAGCGCCTCAGCCCCATCACAGCGTTCCTCCTGGGTGCCCTATGCACAAACGGCGCCGTTGGGAGAGCTGCCGACCATCGAGGAGGCCCGGCAGGTGGTTCACATACCCGGTGGCAAAGATAGAAAGAAGGGAAGATCGACTGAGAAGAGTGGACAAAATGGGATTACAAGCCGGCCGGAGCCAAGGCTGTGTCCAGAGGGAGCTCCTGCAGGGTTCTTTCTGCACTCCGCTGAAGAGGACGGTCCCCTGCTCAGCAGCTCGGCTCCCTGTCGCTCTGGCGTCCAGCACCGACCGGTCAGAGGGGATGCTGGGAGTGCTGAACGACAAGGTCGGAGAGAGAGATCAAGAAAGCACTCTGATATGTCGCGTGACGATGACTCCGTCTTGAGAGATGGCAGCATTGACTCATCCGAAGCATCGGATGACGCTCCCAGAAACGCCCCCGGGAATATTCGGCCGTCTGCCGGCAGGGAGAGTCACAGCAACAGCAGCCCGCGCATGACGAGCTTCGCCGAGCGCCGAGACAACAGACGGAGACACCCCGCCACTCCCGGGGAAGAGTTGACTTCCGCTCCGACCCCAACGACCCCAACCCCAGGCACGCCATACACTCCCTCCACACCAGTGTCCAGTCAGCAGGGAAGTCTGGGTCTCAGAGGGCCAGAGCCGGGCTCTGAAGCCTGGGAGCTGGGTGCCCGGCTTGAAGAGAAGCGCAAAAATATCGAGGCCCAAAAGAGACGCATCGAAgctatttttgcaaggcacaggCAGAGACTTGGAAAAAATGCTTTCCTTCAGCTGAAAAGAGACCAAGGCGAGGAGGGAGTGGAGGGCGCAGAGGAGGATGGCTTGACCTTGGAGGAGCGTCTGACTCGAATGGAGGAGCaactgaaacaggaggaggaggagacggagaaagaCAAGCCGCCTGTTTCCAACCCTCCTCGTTTGGAGAAACAGGTCACCTTCTCCGTGGACAGTAAGAAAGCAGacgagaaagaaaaaggagcagaggtgggagaaaaaaaaggcgCAGAGAAAGGAGGGGAAGGTGTCATCGTGGAATACAATGAGGTGGTGCAGAAGTTGAGTGAAGCCCTGCAGTCTCTCCAAAAGGACATGCAGAAACTTAcggaacagcagcagcagctcatgaGCAGCCAAAGACCTAGGAATATGCCCAAAACCACCCCACGAAGTAGTTCCAAAACTCCTCCTCACACACCAACAAAGACACCACCAAGAACACCGACCAGGACTCCCTCCAGGAGCGCCACTAAGGCCTGGGTGATCCCTGCCGCTTCCAACACCCCACCTGCTTCCTCGCCATCCCGCCGCTCCCaccttccttcctcctccgcCTCTCCCAAAGCGGTCATCTCCAGCTCATGCCCAGCTCCTCGAACTAAGctccactcctcctcctcctcctctcctcgcAGCCCCAAACACAGCACCCGTCCCCACCACAACCAGCCCCACCCACGGCCCTCTGAGCTCAAGTTCCCTCCGCTCAACCGCGTTTTGACGCCAACCCAGAACGTGGACACCATCCCGCACCTGCGCCGTGTCTCTCCCAGCAAGTGTCAAGTCCAGACATCGTCTTCCTTCCGCATCGGCGGACCTCGGACCCCTCAGGAGCCTCCTCAGCCCATtcagccgccgccgccgccgccgcctgaCGAGAGCACCTCAGACACGGGCTCGAGTGAGACGCCCACCCAGTTCAGCCTGGAGCTGGAACAGGAGGACTCGGAGTCCGTCGGGGCCCTGCCGGTCTTGGCTCAGTTCAGACAAGAGAGGCCGAGGGCCGCCGGAGGCAGCAGCTCCGGCGCTCCTTCTGAGTGCTCGTTTGAGAGCGACACGCTGTCCCTTTCTGCTGCGTTCAGCGCAGGAGGTGAAGGAGAAAGAGACGTCGGCCCTAGGCAGCCCTGCAGCCTGATTGAGGTGTCTCTGTCATCTGTTGGAGGGCCAGAAGGGGGCAGCGACGAACCGACTGATGAGGGCCAGGAGTTTTCCTCTGATTCCATGAGTGACCACACAGAATCTGCTGCCGAGGCTGCAAGAGGACCAGTTCCTCAACAGCAAGACGCAACAAACCCACTTAATCGAGCAGCAGAGCGCAGCGATGGGCCAGAAGCtcaaacagaaccagcaggGGAGCACAGCAGATCCACCGAGGCAGCAGAACCAGGtggggaaaagaaagaagaacatGGGACAAGAGGAGGAGTCGGGTTTTTCTTCAAG gagGATGTGCACAGTGAAGGGGAGATGGCTCAGCGGAGAGCTCTGCTGTTAGAAAGACAACAGAAGAGAGCAGAGGAGCTTAAACGGAGGAGACAATGGCATGAgcaggagagagaaaacag ACCAGCATCCTCTGAAAGGAGAGCGGCGTCGCCCTCCAACACCTCGCCGTCCCCCAACCCTCCTGCCACCCCCGCACGCCGCGGCGACTTCACACGAGGGGAGTACGAGCGGCGGCAGCAGCTGAGGATCATGGAGGACCTGGACAAAGTCCTGAAGCAGAAAACGACCAACCACCCGGGTCGAACGGCCACGAAGAAACCCCGCTCACGGCCTCGCAGCATGACCCGGGAGGAAACCAAGCTGTCTCTGAGTCCAGCCAAAGGGGCTACTG GTTCTCAGCTGACGAAGGTCTACTCACACTCCTCGCTAAACCTCGCAGCTACAGATGAGCCTGGAAACAACGGCGACTCCACGAAGAAAGCCCAGAG CCGTGTTGGTTCACCTTCGCCATGTGTGACGCCAAGCAGACCCATCAATCAGAACGGAGACAGAGACTGGGAGTTTGGTCCCAATGGGACCTCGCCTGCCCCAGAATACACAG gtCCAAAACTCTTTAAAGAGCCAAGCCTCAAGTCcaataaattcattattcaCAACGCTTTGTCGCGCTGCTGCCTGGCCGGAAAGGTGAACGAGTCACAAAAAAGCAAGATAGTCGAG GAAATGGAGAAGAGCTCCGCCAACCACTTCCTCATTCTCTTCCGCGACTCCAGCTGTCAGTTCAGGGGCGTTTACGCCATGAACCCCGACACCCAGGAGCTGGTGCGGCTGGCGGGCGTGGGGCCGCGCTCCGTCTGCTCCGGCCAGGTGGAGTCCATCTTCAAATACAGCTCCGACAGGAAGCAGTTCAGCTCCATCCCGTCGAAAACCATGGGGATGAGCGTCGACGCCTTCACCATCCCCAGCCAGCTGTGGCagggcggcggcggcggcggagcGGGAGGCGGCGGCAGCAGGAGGGCTAGCGTCACTAAGAAGGTGGCCGTCTCCAAGTGA